Proteins from a single region of Strix aluco isolate bStrAlu1 chromosome W, bStrAlu1.hap1, whole genome shotgun sequence:
- the LOC141917676 gene encoding zinc finger and BTB domain-containing protein 5-like has protein sequence MDFPGHFEQVFQQLNYQRLHGQLCDCVIVVGNRHFKAHRSVLAACSTHFRALFTVAEGDQTINMIQLDSEVVTAEAFAALIDMMYTSTLMLGESNVMDVLLAASHLHLNSVVKVCKHYLTTRTLPTSPPSDRVQEQNARIQRSFMLQQLGLSIVSSALNSTQSTEEQLNTMSSLMRSNIEQRTTFPIRRLHKRKQSSDDRARQRIRPTLDESISDVTPESGQSVVHLQEDFFSPDSLKNVDNSKADSVTDKEADNTIMFDQSFGAQEDAQVPSQSDNSGGNISQISISSQVIQVETSFDQEATSEKNNFPCKNPEVSLNEKEHTGVMVKSEPLSSPEPQDEVSDVTSQAEGSESVEVEGGVVNAEKIELSPESSDRSFSDPQSSTDRVGDIHIMEVSNNLEHKSIFSISNFLNKSRSGNFGASQNSNNNIPNTTRDCRMDGDASYILSPESGPASSHSSVTVCHVENPFSESADSHFVRPVQDAMALPCVQTSGYRAAEQFGMDFPRSGLGLHSSSRTMMGSVRGGASSFPGYRRIAPKMPVVTSVRSSQLPDNTSSSQLLINGTTSFENEHPSQPGPPQLTRASADVLSKCKKALSEHNVLVVEGARKYACKICCKTFLTLTDCKKHIRVHTGEKPYACLKCGKRFSQSSHLYKHSKTTCLRWQSNNLPSTLL, from the coding sequence GCTCTGTTCTGGCAGCATGTAGTACACACTTCCGAGCTCTCTTTACTGTAGCAGAGGGTGATCAAACTATAAACATGATTCAGCTGGACAGTGAAGTGGTGACAGCAGAAGCTTTTGCTGCCTTGATTGATATGATGTACACTTCTACACTAATGCTTGGGGAGAGCAATGTAATGGATGTCTTGCTGGCTGCTTCTCACCTACATTTGAACTCTGTTGTTAAAGTGTGTAAACATTACCTTACTACCAGGACACTACCAACGTCTCCACCTAGTGATAGAGTTCAGGAGCAAAATGCACGCATCCAAAGATCTTTCATGCTTCAGCAGCTTGGGCTGAGCATTGTGAGCTCTGCATTGAATTCCACCCAGAGCACAGAGGAACAACTAAATACCATGAGCTCATTGATGAGAAGTAACATAGAACAACGTACTACCTTTCCTATCCGGCGTCTCCACAAGCGTAAACAGTCTTCTGATGATCGGGCCAGACAGCGAATCAGACCTACCTTAGATGAGTCTATTTCAGATGTTACTCCAGAGAGTGGGCAGTCAGTAGTTCATTtacaagaagattttttttcaccagatTCACTGAAGAATGTGGACAATTCTAAGGCTGATTCTGTTACTGATAAAGAAGCAGATAATACTATTATGTTTGATCAGTCTTTTGGTGCTCAAGAAGATGCTCAAGTGCCCAGCCAGTCAGACAACAGTGGAGGAAACATTTCACAGATATCCATCTCATCTCAGGTAATACAAGTGGAAACCAGTTTTGATCAGGAAgctacttctgaaaaaaacaacttcCCATGCAAAAATCCAGAGGTCAGTCTAAATGAAAAAGAACACACAGGGGTGATGGTTAAATCTGAGCCTTTGAGTTCCCCAGAGCCTCAAGATGAAGTGAGCGATGTCACTTCTCAAGCAGAAGGCAGTGAGTCTGTTGAAGTGGAAGGAGGAGTGGTGAACGCAGAGAAGATAGAACTGAGTCCTGAAAGCAGTGATCGTAGCTTTTCTGACCCACAGTCTAGTACTGATAGGGTGGGAGACATCCATATTATGGAAGTGTCAAATAACCTGGAACATAAGTCCATTTTCAGTATCTCAAATTTTCTGAATAAAAGCAGAAGTGGTAACTTTGGTGCAAGTCAAAATAGCAATAATAACATTCCAAATACAACAAGGGACTGCAGAATGGATGGTGATGCCTCTTACATATTGAGTCCAGAGTCTGGGCCTGCTAGTAGTCATTCCTCTGTTACAGTTTGTCATGTAGAGAATCCATTCAGTGAGTCTGCAGACTCTCATTTTGTTAGACCAGTGCAGGATGCAATGGCTCTTCCATGTGTACAGACTTCTGGGTACAGGGCTGCAGAACAATTTGGTATGGATTTTCCAAGGTCAGGCTTGGGCCTGCACTCTTCATCAAGGACAATGATGGGATCTGTAAGAGGTGGAGCTAGTAGCTTTCCTGGCTATCGTCGCATAGCTCCCAAAATGCCTGTTGTGACCTCTGTCAGGAGCTCCCAGCTACCAGATAACACTTCCAGTTCCCAGCTGTTAATCAATGGGACCACTTCTTTTGAAAATGAACATCCTTCACAACCTGGTCCACCACAGTTGACAAGGGCATCTGCAGATGTTCTCTCAAAATGTAAGAAGGCCTTATCTGAACATAACGTCTTGGTTGTTGAAGGTGCTCGTAAATATGCCTGTAAGATCTGCTGCAAGACTTTTTTGACCCTAACAGACTGTAAGAAGCACATTCGTGTGCATACAGGAGAAAAGCCTTATGCCTGTTTAAAGTGTGGCAAACGGTTCAGCCAGTCCAGCCATCTATATAAACATTCCAAAACAACCTGTCTGAGGTGGCAGAGCAACAATCTACCTAGCACTTTGCTTTAA